One window of Alkaliphilus metalliredigens QYMF genomic DNA carries:
- a CDS encoding DUF5946 family protein — protein MVDNNTVMKAGRCIECGTREIDGYSCYELFGFPLVWEHNDPKLYELHFWLVSCYMIQHPSNYTEEGYKHLVNLFIDAYDNNWDTPYILKKNSEIVKSVGKITNSIPNEERKRELRLWSMTIEDIYLGGEQNAIMNINKWKERIRNELKV, from the coding sequence ATGGTTGATAATAACACAGTAATGAAAGCTGGTAGGTGTATAGAATGTGGAACCAGAGAGATAGACGGATATTCATGCTATGAGCTATTCGGATTTCCCCTTGTTTGGGAACATAATGATCCCAAACTATATGAACTACATTTTTGGCTTGTTTCATGTTATATGATACAACATCCTTCAAATTACACAGAAGAAGGATATAAGCATTTAGTGAATCTATTTATTGATGCTTATGATAATAATTGGGATACACCATATATTCTCAAGAAGAATTCCGAAATAGTAAAATCAGTAGGTAAAATAACAAACTCCATTCCAAACGAGGAAAGAAAGCGAGAACTAAGACTGTGGTCTATGACAATTGAAGATATTTATTTAGGCGGAGAGCAAAATGCAATTATGAATATTAATAAATGGAAGGAGAGAATAAGAAATGAACTGAAGGTCTAA
- a CDS encoding YdeI/OmpD-associated family protein: MTDMENILSVTTREELRIWLQANCNIEKCCWVAVSISPQPDTLLYLDAVEEALCFGWIDSVKKKNAQNQLLQRLSPRAKKSSWTELNKERVRRLERLGLMTDNGRKVLPDMSSNTFIIDEVIEKRLKEDEQTHSNFMKFPELYRKIRIDTIQQVKHQPELYIKRLDKFIENTKLNKIYGAWNDHGRLL, translated from the coding sequence ATGACTGATATGGAAAATATACTTAGTGTAACAACAAGAGAAGAGCTTAGGATCTGGCTTCAGGCTAATTGTAATATTGAAAAATGTTGCTGGGTGGCCGTAAGTATTTCCCCACAACCAGACACTTTACTTTATTTGGATGCAGTAGAAGAGGCTCTTTGTTTTGGATGGATTGATAGCGTTAAAAAGAAAAATGCACAAAATCAACTCCTTCAAAGATTATCCCCTAGAGCTAAGAAAAGTTCATGGACGGAATTGAACAAAGAGCGAGTACGACGTCTTGAAAGGCTTGGACTTATGACTGATAACGGGAGAAAAGTGCTACCTGATATGAGCAGTAATACATTTATAATCGATGAGGTTATAGAGAAAAGATTGAAGGAAGATGAGCAAACACATTCAAACTTCATGAAATTCCCAGAACTTTATAGGAAAATAAGAATTGACACAATCCAACAGGTGAAACATCAACCTGAATTATATATAAAAAGGTTAGATAAATTTATAGAAAATACAAAGCTGAACAAGATATATGGCGCATGGAATGATCATGGTCGCCTGTTATGA
- a CDS encoding response regulator transcription factor yields the protein MNMNIFIIEDDSLLLEALKEGLSQWSYEVSNPSDFSHIMEAFVEHHPHLVIIDIQLPKFDGFHWCRAIRAVSKVPIIFLSSRDHPMDMVMAMNLGADDYVQKPFNMDVLLAKVQAILRRTYTYEEVSSDVIEWNQALIDLKSGRIYKDGKTIDLTKNEFFILSVLVKSNNKIISRHELMKMLWDDDQYINDNTLTANITRLRQQLSSLNLAEGIVTKKGLGYMAVTL from the coding sequence ATGAATATGAACATTTTTATTATTGAAGACGACTCCCTGCTATTAGAAGCATTAAAAGAAGGGTTAAGCCAGTGGTCATATGAGGTAAGTAATCCAAGTGATTTTTCTCATATAATGGAAGCATTTGTAGAACATCACCCACACCTAGTGATTATTGATATACAGCTTCCAAAATTTGACGGTTTTCATTGGTGTAGAGCAATACGTGCAGTGTCCAAAGTTCCTATTATTTTTCTTTCATCAAGAGATCATCCGATGGATATGGTCATGGCCATGAACTTAGGGGCGGACGATTACGTTCAGAAGCCTTTTAATATGGATGTACTTCTCGCCAAGGTCCAGGCTATTCTTCGTCGAACGTATACGTATGAAGAAGTATCCTCTGATGTAATTGAGTGGAATCAAGCGCTTATTGATTTAAAAAGTGGCAGAATATATAAGGATGGGAAAACCATTGACCTGACAAAAAATGAATTTTTTATTCTTTCGGTTTTAGTTAAATCAAATAATAAGATCATCTCACGTCATGAACTGATGAAAATGCTCTGGGATGATGATCAATATATTAATGACAATACTCTCACTGCCAATATCACAAGATTACGGCAACAGCTTTCTTCTCTCAATTTAGCAGAAGGAATTGTGACTAAAAAAGGTCTTGGCTATATGGCCGTTACGCTTTAG
- a CDS encoding protein kinase domain-containing protein, with protein sequence MAIINSWHNSFEIEGKATGGNANVYFVKDKLIDEKYALKELRFSVNNKRKKWYKNRETMIRFKNEISIAKENATTISGIIPIIYSCEQEYWYTMPIAEPIMQHIENKEIEEIVLGVVQLAETLELLHNKGISHRDIKPANIYYYNNRFSLGDFGLVDFPDNFENLTRTDRGLGAIFTIAPEMKRNPQKADGKKADVFSLAKSMWMFLSKDEKGFDGVYDYLDSSHSLRYLDRYRDTHLAEIDELLRDATDNNPDIRPTIKEFKERLKNWIDIYLDIDKSQASDWNFLNKQLFGLNPPESSSWRKVDKIIEVLNIIGRTPAYNHMLFHDKGGLDFSHAETAAEDGCIKLYDTIGFCYVVKPKILYFEGFDEKYKWNYFLLELDELNPIFENNNYFDSEYLVEDSPAHYVSAQYAQYGVYDYDAGTPLPEGFRTVYRYTKGKFLILLKRGPYNGISGTYDGRHGDCSADEFRDYINNLIKFSSELYAYAKCDDALKHLTDEEIEDRILSLKKINNNPFKTHFPERNNKNEVKEKFAEQEKSKVYIKENYNQWDFKTILQPCEIPSSQKIKFAFIFNSPDDHWSFELLSGENNYICTDGYIKKLNSTLEKECYFVYNRELAISLRDKLQQKVSEFLKENNLQDLEEYESCFSIKLIKSGKPTHLFTKQEIKEEMRKADDRFSNQLIIDEDGYAKVIKGDGYGYLFPVRHESWNAGNVYVGKYSKLSTLDDDYRASLQGWLLYLKSGRKQNMDYVHENANEEELLEEINKYYQ encoded by the coding sequence ATGGCAATAATCAATAGTTGGCATAACAGTTTTGAAATAGAAGGAAAAGCAACTGGTGGCAATGCAAATGTATACTTTGTGAAAGATAAATTAATTGATGAAAAATATGCCCTAAAAGAATTGCGTTTCAGTGTAAATAATAAAAGAAAAAAATGGTACAAAAATAGAGAAACTATGATTCGCTTTAAAAATGAAATATCTATAGCAAAAGAAAATGCAACTACTATATCAGGTATTATTCCTATCATTTACTCTTGTGAGCAAGAGTATTGGTATACCATGCCTATTGCAGAACCAATAATGCAGCATATTGAAAACAAAGAAATTGAAGAAATTGTATTAGGTGTTGTTCAATTGGCAGAAACATTAGAGTTACTGCACAATAAAGGAATATCGCATAGAGATATAAAGCCTGCAAATATCTACTATTATAATAATAGATTTTCTCTCGGAGATTTTGGCTTAGTGGATTTTCCAGATAATTTTGAAAATCTTACCAGAACAGATAGAGGATTGGGTGCAATATTTACTATTGCACCTGAAATGAAAAGAAATCCTCAAAAAGCAGATGGAAAGAAAGCGGATGTTTTTTCTTTGGCAAAATCAATGTGGATGTTTTTATCTAAAGATGAAAAAGGATTTGATGGTGTATATGACTATTTAGATTCAAGCCACAGTTTGCGTTATCTTGATAGATATAGAGATACTCATCTGGCAGAAATAGATGAGCTTCTTAGGGATGCTACTGATAACAATCCTGATATTCGTCCAACTATTAAGGAGTTTAAAGAAAGACTAAAAAACTGGATTGATATCTATTTAGATATAGACAAATCCCAAGCTAGTGATTGGAATTTTCTTAACAAACAATTATTCGGGTTGAACCCACCAGAATCGTCATCATGGAGGAAAGTGGATAAAATTATTGAGGTATTAAATATTATTGGCAGGACTCCTGCATATAATCATATGCTTTTTCATGATAAAGGAGGTTTGGATTTTTCGCATGCTGAAACCGCAGCTGAAGATGGATGTATTAAGTTATATGATACAATAGGATTTTGTTATGTTGTTAAACCTAAAATATTGTATTTCGAAGGATTTGATGAAAAATATAAGTGGAATTATTTTTTACTTGAGCTTGATGAATTGAATCCTATTTTTGAAAATAATAATTATTTTGATTCTGAATATTTGGTTGAGGATAGTCCTGCTCATTACGTTTCTGCTCAATACGCTCAATATGGTGTTTATGATTATGATGCGGGTACTCCTTTACCTGAAGGATTTCGAACAGTCTATCGGTATACCAAAGGAAAATTTTTAATTTTACTTAAGCGCGGTCCTTACAATGGAATCAGCGGAACATATGATGGCAGACATGGTGATTGCAGTGCTGATGAATTCAGAGATTATATAAACAATTTAATAAAGTTCAGCTCAGAACTGTATGCTTATGCCAAATGTGATGATGCATTAAAACATTTAACAGATGAAGAAATAGAGGATAGAATCCTTAGTTTAAAAAAAATTAATAATAATCCATTTAAAACGCATTTTCCAGAACGGAATAATAAAAATGAAGTGAAAGAAAAATTTGCTGAACAAGAAAAGAGTAAAGTGTATATCAAAGAAAATTACAACCAATGGGATTTCAAAACAATATTACAACCATGTGAAATACCTTCATCACAAAAAATAAAATTTGCTTTTATATTTAATTCTCCAGATGATCATTGGTCATTTGAATTACTTAGTGGAGAAAATAACTATATTTGTACTGACGGTTATATAAAAAAGTTGAATTCGACATTAGAAAAAGAATGCTATTTTGTCTATAATAGAGAATTGGCAATAAGTTTAAGAGATAAACTTCAACAAAAAGTATCCGAATTTTTAAAAGAAAACAACTTGCAAGACTTAGAGGAATATGAATCTTGTTTTTCAATTAAACTTATTAAGTCTGGTAAACCTACTCATTTATTCACAAAACAAGAAATTAAGGAAGAAATGAGAAAGGCTGATGATAGATTTAGTAATCAACTTATTATTGATGAAGATGGCTATGCTAAAGTAATTAAAGGTGATGGATATGGATATTTATTTCCGGTAAGACATGAGTCGTGGAACGCAGGCAATGTATACGTCGGTAAATATTCAAAATTATCGACATTGGATGACGATTACAGAGCCTCACTGCAAGGATGGTTACTATATTTAAAAAGTGGACGAAAACAAAATATGGACTACGTTCATGAAAATGCAAACGAAGAAGAACTCTTAGAGGAAATTAATAAATATTATCAGTAA
- a CDS encoding YkvA family protein, which yields MNLKERAKQLKTDILAVFLSLKSKDTPLAAKILAGITVGYALSPIYLILDFIPVPGYLDDIIRLFGCY from the coding sequence ATGAATTTAAAGGAAAGAGCAAAACAACTGAAAACGGATATTCTGGCAGTGTTTTTAAGTTTGAAAAGCAAAGACACTCCGTTGGCAGCTAAGATATTAGCGGGGATCACAGTTGGTTATGCCCTTTCGCCCATTTATTTGATTCTGGACTTTATACCAGTACCTGGTTACCTCGACGACATTATACGCTTATTTGGCTGTTATTGA
- a CDS encoding transposase — protein MPRTAREKSKSGIYHVIIRGANRQEIFHDEQDCLRFLEILERYKGKTEIKIYG, from the coding sequence ATGCCACGAACTGCCAGAGAGAAAAGTAAAAGCGGTATATATCACGTGATAATTAGAGGAGCAAATAGACAAGAAATATTTCATGATGAGCAGGATTGCTTAAGATTTCTAGAAATACTGGAACGATATAAAGGAAAGACAGAAATCAAGATATATGGGTGA
- a CDS encoding DUF262 domain-containing protein: MSVLVDDSITIYEALQNIKDGKYVMPAFQRQYVWSMEQVEKLWDSILLDYPIATFLFWHVDDDNVTWDTYFCNFLYEVTFDSRKQADSVNYELSNINVDLTDTAILDGQQRLTSLFLSLFGNAFIRQKHARKKNGGGIVTKLLIELNKNKLTVDEEEYNSKKYDIKFSEKVGKLSPTQFEIRNILEPKFQDKTTRNKAINEAIINVPADSKDYARDILNKLYVKIFEEKLIRFTKIHDMKQDDALEMFVRFNSGGKALRKSEITMSILEAYWPSAKTEFGKLLVDSYNGFASDFIIRCALMIYGDVVKSNISKQIANELKNNWSEFKKALKNLEIVLKDMNIGVSRFASSWNVLLPIIYFIYYNPEYKKNLDGIRAYLIRAILFTYFQSGTTGKLQQMKSRINENDYEITVDMLNQMNDLRVTDGKIEDILNSEKGGRVAGEALFYLSLDWRKKHFKYEQDHLHPYERFDGNKPISVSMEEWKRWRGNRNRLANLHLLEGRSNASKSDMRLADYYNDMNDEQKAEFCKQAIISDGLSLELEYFDDFYEKRKAILTARIRQLLE; the protein is encoded by the coding sequence ATGAGTGTATTAGTTGACGATAGTATAACTATATATGAAGCATTGCAGAACATAAAAGATGGCAAATATGTTATGCCTGCATTTCAGAGACAATATGTATGGAGCATGGAACAGGTTGAGAAGCTGTGGGACTCTATTTTACTTGATTATCCAATTGCTACATTTCTGTTCTGGCATGTGGATGATGACAATGTGACATGGGATACATATTTTTGTAATTTCTTATATGAGGTCACTTTTGATAGCCGAAAGCAGGCAGATAGTGTGAATTATGAATTAAGTAATATTAATGTTGACTTAACCGATACGGCTATACTGGATGGACAGCAGAGACTGACTTCCCTATTCCTTTCTTTGTTTGGCAATGCTTTTATACGTCAGAAACACGCAAGAAAAAAGAATGGTGGCGGTATTGTAACAAAGCTATTGATAGAACTTAATAAGAACAAATTAACTGTTGATGAAGAAGAGTACAATAGTAAAAAATATGATATTAAGTTCAGCGAAAAGGTCGGTAAGCTAAGTCCGACACAATTTGAAATTAGAAATATCTTAGAACCTAAATTTCAGGACAAAACAACGAGAAATAAAGCAATTAATGAGGCTATTATAAATGTTCCAGCAGACAGTAAAGATTATGCAAGAGATATTCTGAATAAGCTGTATGTAAAAATATTTGAAGAAAAGCTGATTCGATTTACAAAGATTCATGATATGAAACAGGATGATGCTCTTGAAATGTTCGTTAGATTTAATAGTGGAGGCAAAGCTCTCCGCAAATCAGAAATTACCATGTCCATTCTTGAAGCGTATTGGCCGAGTGCAAAAACTGAGTTTGGAAAGCTGCTTGTAGATTCTTATAATGGATTTGCTTCAGACTTTATCATTCGTTGTGCCCTTATGATATATGGTGACGTTGTGAAATCCAACATCAGCAAGCAAATAGCAAATGAGTTGAAGAACAACTGGAGTGAATTCAAGAAAGCCTTAAAGAATCTAGAAATTGTATTGAAGGATATGAATATTGGGGTTAGCCGATTTGCAAGTAGTTGGAACGTGTTATTGCCGATCATCTACTTTATTTACTATAATCCAGAATATAAAAAGAACCTTGATGGAATACGTGCATACTTAATTAGAGCTATATTATTTACGTATTTCCAATCTGGAACAACCGGAAAGCTACAACAAATGAAGAGTAGAATCAATGAAAACGACTATGAAATAACAGTTGATATGCTCAACCAAATGAACGACCTGAGAGTAACAGACGGTAAGATTGAAGACATTTTAAACTCAGAAAAAGGTGGTAGGGTTGCTGGAGAAGCCTTATTCTATCTTAGCCTTGATTGGAGAAAGAAACATTTTAAATATGAACAAGACCACCTTCATCCATACGAACGATTTGATGGGAACAAGCCAATATCTGTTTCTATGGAAGAGTGGAAAAGATGGAGAGGTAATAGGAATAGACTGGCAAACTTACACCTATTGGAAGGAAGAAGTAATGCCAGTAAGAGTGATATGAGACTTGCTGATTATTATAATGATATGAACGATGAGCAGAAAGCTGAGTTTTGTAAACAAGCAATCATTTCAGATGGGTTATCGTTGGAATTGGAATACTTTGATGATTTCTATGAAAAGAGAAAAGCAATATTGACGGCAAGAATACGTCAGTTGCTTGAATGA
- a CDS encoding transposase: MNNHIHLLIKEGKEELSTTMKRMGVSFVGYYHQKYDTTGHLFQDRFRSENVESDEYLITVIRYIHQNPVKVGLVRKAQEWKWSSCSGYYGKISYPQGLLDSELILGLFAVDKEISIKRFREFNEEENEDNCLDDVIITKVSDEDIRLEIEKIISGINVAQVKSLPQDQRDQIIRKVKSIKGAKQRQLARILGVSQTLISIT, encoded by the coding sequence ATGAACAATCACATACATTTACTTATTAAAGAAGGCAAAGAAGAGCTTTCAACAACGATGAAGAGAATGGGTGTAAGCTTTGTAGGGTATTACCATCAGAAATATGATACAACCGGACATTTGTTTCAAGATAGGTTTAGAAGTGAGAACGTCGAAAGTGATGAGTACCTTATAACAGTAATCCGATATATACATCAAAACCCTGTAAAGGTTGGACTTGTAAGAAAGGCTCAAGAATGGAAGTGGAGTAGTTGTTCAGGGTATTATGGAAAGATATCATATCCCCAGGGACTGTTAGATAGTGAACTGATACTAGGATTATTCGCAGTTGATAAGGAGATTTCGATAAAAAGATTTAGGGAATTTAATGAAGAAGAGAATGAAGATAATTGTTTAGATGATGTTATAATTACAAAAGTTAGCGATGAAGACATAAGGTTAGAAATTGAAAAGATAATATCAGGAATTAATGTAGCACAAGTAAAAAGTTTACCACAGGATCAAAGAGATCAGATCATTAGAAAGGTTAAAAGTATAAAGGGTGCCAAGCAGCGTCAGTTAGCCAGGATTCTAGGAGTTTCACAAACGCTTATATCAATTACATAA
- a CDS encoding sensor histidine kinase: protein MFIAYVVCKKSWIGLIGLLLLLTNALIQFDAGIGVEPHSLIYLNFLFIIICVSFFIWRYKKETAYYKSLLTLSNGVGDDWFESIPSPHSRFPDSIVYKHLETIHEYEQNKRREDYSSQQMDHNDLASWVHEIKTPLTAMKITIDAHRSNELAQRLNAPWLRMHLLIDRQLYISRLGNLESDLLPEKLEVHDMIREEVRELSTWCMEKNISIDLTGNTSSSVYTDKKWCGFVMRQLLTNAIKYSPTDGNIFIHIGLHENEFVIVTIKDEGPGIEAHDLPRMFDKGFTGENGRVQHSATGMGLYLAKEISKKLHIRLEVDSAVGEGTSISMIFSSDNPFEHIRRSIL, encoded by the coding sequence TTGTTTATAGCTTATGTCGTTTGTAAAAAAAGTTGGATTGGTTTAATTGGGTTACTGCTTCTACTTACCAATGCTTTGATACAATTTGACGCTGGTATTGGTGTGGAGCCTCATTCTCTTATCTATTTAAATTTTTTATTTATAATCATCTGTGTTAGTTTTTTTATTTGGAGGTATAAAAAGGAAACAGCCTATTATAAGTCTTTGCTTACCCTTTCTAACGGTGTAGGAGATGACTGGTTTGAAAGCATTCCTTCTCCTCATAGCCGTTTTCCGGACAGCATTGTGTATAAACATTTAGAAACAATTCACGAGTATGAGCAAAATAAACGTCGTGAGGATTACTCCTCTCAACAAATGGACCATAATGATCTTGCATCATGGGTTCATGAAATAAAAACACCCCTTACAGCGATGAAGATAACCATTGATGCTCATCGTTCTAATGAGCTAGCTCAAAGGCTAAATGCGCCCTGGTTGAGGATGCACTTATTAATTGACCGACAGCTTTATATTTCGCGATTAGGTAACTTAGAATCAGACTTACTCCCAGAAAAGCTGGAAGTACATGATATGATAAGAGAAGAGGTTCGTGAGCTATCAACATGGTGTATGGAAAAAAATATATCCATTGATTTGACGGGGAACACCTCGTCTAGCGTGTACACCGATAAAAAGTGGTGCGGGTTTGTAATGAGACAGCTTTTAACCAATGCCATTAAATACAGTCCAACAGATGGAAATATATTCATTCACATTGGTCTCCATGAAAATGAGTTTGTCATCGTAACGATTAAAGATGAAGGGCCTGGCATTGAAGCGCATGACCTGCCACGAATGTTTGATAAAGGCTTTACTGGAGAAAATGGGAGGGTTCAGCACTCAGCCACTGGAATGGGACTTTATCTTGCAAAAGAAATAAGCAAGAAGTTACATATTCGACTTGAGGTTGATTCAGCCGTTGGGGAAGGTACATCTATTTCGATGATATTCTCTAGTGATAATCCATTTGAACACATTAGACGATCAATACTATAA
- the istA gene encoding IS21 family transposase produces MKEWNMFAEIQGYKSKGLNKSQVARRLEIDYKTVHKYWDMTPDEFASLRQRTESRERKVDKYKDEVLAWIREHRDLSSAQIYDWLEEKYHVLDFKDRTLRLYVNHLREEHKLPKVVSARQFEEVDELPMGYQAQVDLGQIWLDKPDKTRIKVYCFGMVLSHSRHKYIYWIDKPFTTQTFIEAHNKAFEYFGGMPKEVVYDQDRVLVVSENHGDIIYTEGFQNYINSLKFKVYLCRGYDPQSKGKIEAVVKYAKYNFAKNRTFVDIDSFNDDSLKWLERRGNKKVHETTKKVPAEVFALEKEHLKPIPTLFVNTTNTNSLTYLVRKNNTVFYKQNRYQVPTGTYSPGKEVKLIIKKDTMEIKNQDTEQLIIEHKISQDKGKLVKIEHYDRNESKHCTSHEIYNKVLKSLDHTEKANEFVDVLKIEKPRHFKDQFALIMNTVKNQDKSIVQRALSYCIERKLFSAGLLKDAIQYLKLEENRQLNKKYFKADITTPSKYQDLKPQVRDIREYMSALKEDKRKWKN; encoded by the coding sequence TTGAAGGAGTGGAATATGTTTGCTGAAATCCAAGGATACAAGTCCAAAGGACTGAATAAATCACAGGTAGCAAGGAGGCTGGAGATCGACTATAAAACAGTACATAAATATTGGGATATGACACCAGATGAATTTGCAAGCTTAAGACAAAGAACTGAATCTAGAGAAAGGAAGGTGGACAAATATAAGGACGAAGTCTTAGCATGGATTAGAGAACATAGGGATTTATCAAGTGCTCAAATATATGATTGGCTAGAGGAAAAATATCATGTGCTGGACTTTAAGGATAGAACTTTACGACTATATGTCAATCACTTAAGGGAAGAACATAAGCTCCCTAAAGTAGTTTCAGCAAGGCAATTTGAGGAGGTGGATGAGCTTCCTATGGGATATCAAGCACAGGTTGACCTGGGCCAAATATGGCTAGATAAACCTGACAAAACAAGAATCAAAGTATATTGCTTTGGTATGGTTTTATCCCATTCCAGACATAAATACATCTATTGGATAGACAAGCCCTTTACTACCCAGACATTCATTGAGGCCCATAATAAAGCCTTTGAATATTTTGGAGGAATGCCTAAGGAGGTTGTTTATGACCAGGACAGAGTCCTAGTGGTATCAGAAAATCATGGAGATATCATATACACAGAAGGATTTCAAAACTATATTAATTCCCTTAAGTTTAAAGTGTACCTTTGCAGGGGTTATGACCCACAGAGTAAAGGGAAAATTGAAGCCGTAGTGAAATATGCCAAGTATAATTTTGCAAAGAATAGAACATTTGTAGATATTGACTCATTTAATGATGATTCGCTGAAATGGTTAGAAAGAAGAGGTAATAAAAAAGTCCATGAAACAACAAAGAAGGTACCGGCAGAAGTGTTTGCCCTGGAAAAGGAACACTTAAAGCCAATACCCACTCTATTTGTAAACACAACTAATACAAATAGTTTAACCTATCTCGTTAGAAAAAACAATACAGTTTTTTACAAGCAAAATAGATACCAAGTCCCTACGGGAACCTATTCTCCAGGGAAAGAGGTTAAATTAATTATTAAGAAAGATACCATGGAAATTAAGAACCAAGATACAGAACAGTTAATTATTGAACATAAAATCAGTCAGGATAAAGGAAAATTAGTGAAAATAGAGCACTATGATAGGAATGAGAGTAAACACTGTACAAGTCATGAAATCTACAACAAAGTGTTAAAAAGCTTAGACCATACTGAAAAGGCTAATGAATTTGTTGATGTATTAAAAATAGAGAAGCCAAGACACTTTAAAGATCAATTTGCCCTAATAATGAATACAGTAAAAAACCAAGACAAATCAATTGTTCAAAGGGCATTAAGCTACTGTATTGAAAGGAAATTGTTTAGCGCAGGGCTCTTGAAGGATGCCATACAGTACTTAAAACTTGAAGAAAACAGACAACTAAATAAGAAGTACTTTAAAGCTGACATAACTACTCCTTCAAAATATCAGGATTTAAAGCCTCAAGTACGAGATATTAGAGAATACATGAGTGCCCTGAAGGAGGATAAAAGAAAATGGAAAAATTAG
- a CDS encoding ABC transporter ATP-binding protein has protein sequence MKYQKTPKTVLIAEGVRKSYGLKGNAQQVLQGIDLRVIEGEFVGIMGPSGSGKTTLLNALATIDRPTDGQIFIKEHEISKMNDSQLSNIRREHLGFIFQDYNLLDTLTVKENILLPVSLTKISKNQAETEFNAIAEILDIKELANKYPSEISGGEKQRTSAARALIHSPSIVFADEPTGALDSRAASNLLENLHEINQARQVTIVMVTHDPLASSYCKRVIFLKDGRTFSELYRGEKTRESFFKDILDMQALLGGGNQK, from the coding sequence ATGAAATATCAAAAGACACCAAAGACAGTTTTAATTGCAGAGGGAGTACGTAAATCTTATGGTTTAAAGGGAAATGCTCAACAGGTGTTACAAGGAATCGACCTTCGAGTGATTGAGGGTGAATTTGTTGGAATTATGGGACCTTCAGGATCAGGGAAGACAACTCTTCTCAATGCATTAGCTACTATTGACCGTCCCACAGATGGACAAATCTTTATAAAAGAGCACGAGATTTCCAAAATGAATGATAGTCAGCTTTCAAACATTCGTCGTGAACATTTAGGCTTTATCTTTCAGGATTACAATTTGCTTGATACATTAACGGTAAAAGAAAATATATTGCTACCTGTTTCTTTAACAAAAATAAGCAAAAATCAAGCTGAAACTGAGTTTAATGCCATAGCAGAGATTTTAGATATTAAGGAATTAGCTAATAAGTACCCTTCTGAAATTTCAGGTGGAGAAAAGCAACGCACCTCTGCAGCACGAGCGCTAATTCATTCGCCCTCGATTGTTTTTGCTGATGAGCCTACAGGCGCCCTTGATTCAAGAGCAGCCTCAAATTTATTAGAAAATTTACATGAGATTAACCAAGCACGACAAGTCACCATTGTTATGGTTACTCATGACCCGTTGGCATCTAGCTATTGTAAGCGTGTGATCTTTCTTAAGGATGGAAGAACTTTTTCTGAATTGTACCGGGGAGAGAAAACGAGAGAATCCTTCTTTAAGGACATTCTTGATATGCAAGCCCTTCTTGGAGGAGGTAACCAGAAATGA